A genome region from Methanobrevibacter sp. includes the following:
- a CDS encoding PH domain-containing protein codes for MLFNKNGIKANERILYKTKSNMLLGCKKAIYGLILLIIVFWASPVIIKFIGKMQVYLISHITLPLTRYTAIAFFVVILIIILYIIWQLLSWYALEYTLTDSKIIIKSGVLSTKKSYMPYATIQDVNTSQNILARLFNIGSVSVYSAYDNNQMELINISNPSHVEEIIFSNISRFRNFQHPSGYANVHYHDDYLNDDDYFGRDDFHDEFEPITPIANERDRFQRRDYEYSPRNLNLDDDYQQRHNYEYEPYGGRFGNDADGAGDDLQPQNFYSDKSYYDEIRDEYYYSDDYYDDMDLKDHYRDDVEEVPDVELDNSREKVIQRHFDKFKR; via the coding sequence ATGTTATTTAATAAAAATGGAATTAAAGCTAATGAAAGAATTCTCTATAAAACAAAATCTAATATGCTATTGGGCTGTAAAAAAGCTATTTACGGTCTGATATTATTGATTATTGTTTTTTGGGCCTCACCAGTGATAATTAAGTTTATTGGTAAAATGCAAGTTTATCTTATTTCTCATATTACTTTACCTTTAACAAGATATACTGCCATTGCTTTTTTTGTAGTCATTCTTATTATTATATTATACATTATATGGCAGCTTCTTAGTTGGTATGCTCTTGAATATACTCTAACTGATTCAAAGATTATTATTAAATCCGGAGTGTTATCCACTAAAAAAAGCTACATGCCATATGCAACTATCCAAGATGTTAATACTTCTCAAAATATTCTTGCAAGATTGTTTAACATAGGTTCTGTTTCGGTTTACAGTGCTTATGACAACAATCAGATGGAACTAATAAACATTTCTAACCCTTCTCATGTTGAAGAGATTATATTCTCGAACATATCCCGGTTTAGAAATTTCCAACATCCGTCAGGATATGCCAATGTCCATTATCATGATGATTATTTAAATGATGACGATTATTTTGGCAGGGATGATTTCCATGATGAATTTGAACCTATAACACCCATTGCCAATGAAAGAGACAGATTTCAAAGAAGGGATTATGAATATTCTCCCCGTAATCTGAATTTAGACGATGATTATCAACAAAGGCATAACTATGAGTACGAACCCTATGGTGGAAGATTTGGAAATGATGCTGATGGAGCTGGTGATGATTTGCAACCTCAAAACTTCTATTCTGATAAAAGCTATTATGATGAAATAAGGGATGAATATTATTATAGTGATGATTATTATGATGATATGGATTTGAAAGATCATTATAGGGATGATGTTGAAGAAGTTCCTGATGTTGAATTGGACAATTCAAGGGAGAAAGTTATTCAAAGACATTTTGATAAATTTAAAAGATAA